A window of Hordeum vulgare subsp. vulgare chromosome 5H, MorexV3_pseudomolecules_assembly, whole genome shotgun sequence genomic DNA:
TCTTCTTGCACCTAAAATTAGCAAAAAAGGGTAGGCATGGCACGTACCACTGGACACCGTAAAACAAGGGTCTTCTTGCACCTAAAATTAGCACATGAGGCCGAGGCCAAGCCGACGTGCGGCCGCCCTGCTTCCTCGCCCGTCCAGCCTCCCCCTCTCCAAATCCCCTTCTCCCGCCTCTCCTATCTTCATCCCCTCCTCCTCCCAATCCCTtcaaagagagaagaaggcaGGGAGGGATCCATCCTAGCTGCAGACCGACAAGCCGACCGACTCAAACCCGCAAGAAACCAGCCACCGGATAGAAGACTGACATGGCAAGGCTCAGTGTGGCCTCGCTCGCGCTCCTGGCGGCCGCGGCCGCGGTCACCTGCCTGCCGGCCCCGGCCTCCGCCGGCGAGCTGGCCTCCATGCTGCTGTCGCGCGCTGCGGCCTGCGACGGAATCATCGGGGAGTGCGGcgtggacgaggacgaggagatgGGGACGGGGACGGGCGCCGGCGAGGCGCTGCGCAGGTCGCTGGAGCGGAAGCCGACGGCCAGGTACATCAGCTACGCGGCGCTGCGCGCCGACCAGATCGTCTGCAACAAGCGCGGGGCGTCCTACTACACCAACTGCGGGTCCATGCAGCAGATGAACCCTTACACGCGCGGCTGCTCCGCCATCACGCACTGCGCGCGCAACATGAACTGATTGGTCCTCCGTATGACTCGTGGATCTTGCGAACGTACGGCAGTGATCGATGCGTACATACGGAGCGGAGAGAAGGTGTGTGCCGTGCGAGCACCTAATTGGATGCGTTCGTGCTGCTATACATCATTGATCCAACGAATTTAACGACTCTTATTATGTTTGTGTTGATGAGTAGTGTAGAATAAGGATTTGTGCAAGGCAACTGTACTAACCTCATAGGGTGTCCATATATATAGCGCATACAGAGTTTAATTCCATCACAACTATTATCCTAAGCATATTTGGTTCGTGGGAATTAGAGATGAAGAATGGGAGTTGAGGGGTGCAGAGATTAATAGTTCACTGATTGATTACAGGAAATGGGAGTTTAAGGGGAAAGGGGAATAGGAGTTgttgcaatatcctcatcgagggATGGAAAGTGCATAAGGTTTTCTCTATTAAGTCTGCATCTGAAACTTGTTGATTACAAAATCTCAGTTTGGAGTTAATTTTATGCACAACAGAATTATATGTCGCAACAGACTTAAAGTCCTGAAACCATTTTTACAAAGTCCTGAAATCTCAGTTTGCTCACTACATTTAATATTTTAATAAAGATCTGTAAACTATAGCAAGATAGACATGTATGCATGTAGCATGCTAACTTGAAAAGCTACAAACAAATGAAGTTGTAATACGTAACTGCATATACAGAACTGCTAGTTTTGTTATCGAGCAACTATTTTTCACTATTGTCTACATTTTTGTAATCAACTACTAAATGCATGACCAGATGACCTTGTAAGTTTAGATTCTAAGTGAGTAATTTCCCTTcccaatttacaaaaaaaatggaagTGACAAAAAGGCTTAAACATGCTCAAAAGAGAAAgacaaaaaatgatttttattgaactaaaatGGAAAACTGAACTAACCGAACTTGGGATGATTCAATGTCGTAACAAATCATGAATGACCTAAATCAACTACTGTTACGTATAATGGTTAATGGATGGGTGACCACACATTTTTAGAGAGACTAAACCAGGTGTGTATTTTCTCAACTATATGATACACCAACTGCTACATCTCAAAAGAATTCTCTGTACAATACAGAGAAAACGGATGTCAAAAAAGTTGATGGAACAACATACCTTTGAGGTGTTAGCAAACTTCTAGAGGTTCCATGATAGTATAATAGGCTTCTTTTAATATATGAGAGTCGCCAACACAAATAGAGTCCAACGTAAGTAATGCAAGTCCTAAGAAGACGTGAAGACTTTCATCAATGGTAAAAATTGAAGTTGTAGTATAAATTAGCACAATCAACTACAGTTGAAGAGGTGGAAGAAACTTACAAAGATACCATGATACATCTACTGAACATATAGTTATTTTGAAGCTGATATGCTCATATTGACAAGTGACTGAAGTGGCATTCTGTGTGTGATCTTTAATCCAGCTTAAAACCAAAACAAAAGGCATGTAAAACAAGTAAAAGTACCTATTTTCAAAGGAACAATAAGAGGGACCTCACTGAGTTCTCGAATTTGCTGACTTTGGGAAGAAGCTGCAGAccagagagaaaataaaaagatgTTACCAatttaacacacaaaaatataAGCCGATCAATGACGCGAGCATGCAGTGGACAACGACATCCACGCAAGCAACACAAAACAATGGCTCGGCATCATCCCGGCCATACTGTGCTCGTACCCTGCTGCTTGAGAGGAGAGAAGGATTTATTCATGCGATGGAACACATGACTGTAGGAGTAAATAAAGAAACAATGTGAAGAACACAAACCAAAGTTTGGTTGATTCCAATGGAATACATATGAATTCCATTTGGTTTGTTGTTAACCCTGCCTCCCCATCTGCTTTGCATGTTTTATTTAGAGTTACGCAATGAAAGAGTTTACATTGCGATTCCAGACCATTGTCTATCATGCTTCGTTGCAACTGTCGAAACAAATTTCTCACATGGAAATTCCATCTAAAGATCATATCAAGTAAATGAGATATGCACCTAGATTTTGACTCATACATTAGAGTAAATAAAATA
This region includes:
- the LOC123399342 gene encoding protein RALF-like 33, which translates into the protein MARLSVASLALLAAAAAVTCLPAPASAGELASMLLSRAAACDGIIGECGVDEDEEMGTGTGAGEALRRSLERKPTARYISYAALRADQIVCNKRGASYYTNCGSMQQMNPYTRGCSAITHCARNMN